Proteins from a genomic interval of bacterium:
- a CDS encoding radical SAM protein yields the protein MTNKLKVLRLAYRLYFRTAPPLARASCGLRLLRHRLFGVSAPISIMIGLTYRCQCRCAHCGMELYRNDGAVELSLEEVETVLAQARRLGVVEITLFGGEPLLREDLEEIVARARSLRMLPSLDTNGLLLSRGKIESLKTAGLVALKVSLDSPDPAEHDRLRGVEGCFEQAAAGLRQAVEAGLPCVISTYATRENLRSGALRSLIGLGKNLGVTAVRIIDTTLSGCFLHALPLRLTPPERQALAALLEPGFVFLENLASGRPRSHPVCSALARRYVYISPYGDLQPCCFVPFSFGNVRRDSLGEILDRLWSSSLMEYDSGRCLMNSRRFRERHLARIGSAAQLPLEFQEEKDRDPKG from the coding sequence GTGACGAATAAGCTGAAAGTTCTGCGGCTGGCCTACCGTCTGTACTTCCGCACCGCGCCCCCGCTCGCCCGGGCCTCCTGCGGTCTGCGTCTTCTCCGCCACCGCCTGTTCGGGGTTTCGGCGCCGATCTCGATCATGATCGGACTCACCTACCGCTGCCAATGCCGCTGCGCCCACTGCGGCATGGAGCTGTACCGGAACGACGGAGCCGTCGAGCTCTCCCTCGAAGAAGTCGAAACGGTGCTGGCGCAGGCGCGCCGGCTGGGGGTGGTCGAGATCACGCTTTTCGGGGGAGAGCCGCTGCTGCGGGAAGACCTGGAGGAAATCGTCGCCCGGGCCCGGAGCTTGCGGATGCTCCCCTCCCTGGACACCAACGGCCTGCTCCTTTCCCGGGGGAAGATCGAGAGCCTGAAGACCGCCGGCCTGGTCGCGCTCAAAGTCAGCCTCGACAGCCCCGATCCCGCCGAACACGACCGCTTGCGGGGGGTGGAGGGCTGTTTCGAGCAAGCCGCGGCGGGGTTGCGGCAGGCGGTGGAGGCGGGGCTGCCGTGCGTCATCTCCACGTACGCCACCCGGGAGAACCTCCGCTCCGGCGCCCTGCGGAGTCTGATCGGGTTGGGAAAAAACCTGGGGGTGACGGCGGTGCGGATTATCGACACCACGCTTTCCGGCTGTTTTCTCCACGCGCTTCCCCTCCGGCTTACTCCCCCGGAACGGCAGGCGCTGGCGGCCCTGCTGGAACCGGGTTTCGTGTTTCTGGAGAACCTGGCCTCCGGCCGCCCCCGCTCCCACCCCGTCTGCTCGGCCCTGGCCCGGCGGTATGTCTATATTTCCCCCTACGGCGATCTTCAACCCTGCTGTTTCGTGCCCTTCAGCTTCGGCAACGTCCGCCGCGACTCCCTGGGCGAAATTCTGGACCGGCTCTGGAGCAGCTCCCTGATGGAGTACGATTCCGGCCGGTGCTTGATGAACAGCCGCCGGTTCCGGGAAAGACACCTCGC